The Kitasatospora albolonga nucleotide sequence GGGCCGTTGCGCAGGACTCCAACGAGCCCGTGGCCGCCGCCGACGGCCCGGGTGACCGTGAGTCCGTGCTCGGCCAGCCGGGCGGCGAGGAGGCCGGCGGTGCGGTGTTCGTGGCCGGAGAGTTCGGGGTGGGCGTGCAGGTCGAGGTAGAGCGCCAGGGCGGCGCGGAGCAGGGGGCGGGGCGGGGGTGCGGGGGTGCCTTCCGCGCCCGCACCGATCGCTCCCGTGTGCCCGGCGGCGCCCGTGTGCCCGGCGGCGCCCGTCCGACCGTCACCGTCACCGCCCGTCCGACCGTCACCGTCACCGCCCGTCCGACCGTCACCGTCACCGCCCGCGTGCCGGTTCTCGTCCGGGGCACCCGCGCAGTTCGCGGCGTCCACGCCCTCAGCTCCGTCCGCGCCGTTCATACCGTCCGCGTCATCCGGGCCTCTCGCCGTTCTCGCCGCTGTGACCACTTCGCACCTCTTCTCTGCTCAACGAGCTTGATCCGTCGGGCCGTCAGGAACCCTGCCGTCCCGCTGTCACCGGGTGTCGGCGAAGTGACAGCGAAAGCGCGGCCGATGTGACAGCGGGCCCCCCTCCAATGGACGCAGGAGCGGGGACAGCGGGCCGGAAAGCCTCCGGCAGGTCCCCCACGACACCAGGGAGAACACCATGGCCCCCAAGACCGAGCTGACCACCCTCGCCGACGAGATCCTGGAGCTGGAGTCGGAGACCTTCGAAATCTCGGACTACTCCGACGCGTCCGAGGTCGTGCTGGCCGGTTCGACGTCCTGCTCCTCGACGTCCACCTGCTCCAGCACCACCAGCACCACCTCCTGCAGCGCCTGACAGCCTCTTCCCGGCGCGCGTACGGCAGCCCCCTCCGTCGGCCGGAGAGGGCTGCCGTCCGTGGTGCGGCACGGGAGGGGTCACGGGAACGGGTGCGGGGCGGCCTTGATCTCCGCCTCCGGCAGATCGTCCGGCCGCCGCCCGGCCGCCCTCGGCGCGGTCCGCAGCCGGGGCATGAGCAGCGCACGCTGCCGGCTCCATCCGAAGTCCAGGGGCAGCAGGCCCGGGACGGTGGTGGAGACGGTGTGCAGGCCCATCCGGCGCTGTTCGGGGGTGGTCTGGTCGACGGCGATGACGTCGTACCCGGCCGCCGTCAACCGGTCGCGCAGGAACCGCAGATCGTCCAGCAGGTCGTCGGTGCGCGGGCGCAGCGGCTCCCAGTCGGCGAACGTCTCCTCCAGCGGGAGTACGGCGGCGGGTTCCAGGTACTCCGCCGCGTGCCGGGCCATCGACGGCAGCCCGTAGAGCTGGGCGTGGTCCTTGAGGTGCAGCACCTTGGTGAAGTCCCGCTCCATCTCCTCCAGTTCGGCGCGGCGCTCGGCCACCTGGTACGGCAGGTGCGGGATGTAGGTGAGGACTTCGGAGAGGGCCGCCTCCACCGTCTCTGCCGGGTCGAAGCCCGCCGCCGCGCTGAAGGAGAGCGCGCCGTCGCCGCCGTCCCGCCGGACCGCGAGGGCGGTGACGACGGGGACGGCCAGGTCCATCCGGGTGTCGAAGGCGTGCACGTCGTAGCCGTGCAGGGCGGCCCGGTCGAGCATCGAGCGGACGGCGGGGGTGGTGGCGGTGGTGAGGTCGATGGCGGTGAGGCGGGCGCGGCCGTACCAGGCGAGGAGGAAGGCGTCCCGCTCGACCAGTTCGAGGAGGCCGAAGAGGATGGCCTCCTCCGGACTCCCGCCGGTGGCACAGCCGTTGGAGCACTCGAAGACGAAGTTGTCGGCGGCGACCCCGGCGCTGTAGTGGGCGAGCCGGGCCGGGACGAGGATCGGCGCGTCGTCGCGCAGGGAGTGGCCCCAGACCCAGGGGATGGCCCGGTCGGGGTCGAAGGGGCTGACCAGGTGGTCGGAGGC carries:
- a CDS encoding thiazolylpeptide-type bacteriocin — its product is MAPKTELTTLADEILELESETFEISDYSDASEVVLAGSTSCSSTSTCSSTTSTTSCSA